Genomic segment of Pseudomonas iranensis:
GTTGCACAACAGCCGCACCTGGCCTTTGACGCCTTGCGCATAATCGGCAAGGTCCTGCTGCATGCGTTCGGCCTGTTGCAAAAGGATACGCGCATGTCGGGCGAGGGCTTTGCCGGCCGGTGTCGGGGTGACGCCACGGCGGCCGCGCTCGAGGAATTCGGCGCCCAGCGAGGCTTCCATCGCGCGGATTCGGGCGCTGGCGGCGGCTAGGGACAAATGGCTGCGGGCGGCGCCGGCGGTGATGTTGCCGGTGTCGAGGATGTGCAGGTAGAGGCGCAGGTCGGTGAGGTCGAAGTGCATGAGGGTTGCCTGTGGTTTTGCGGTGGCTGGGCTGGCCCTTTCGCGAGCAGGCTCGCTCCCACAGGGACTTATCTACAGCGCAGATCCCGTGTGGGAGCGAGCCTGCTCGCGAAGAGGCCAGATGCCTCAACGCCGATGTCAGCCTCTTGCAAAGGAAGAGGCTGCCTCAGTATATGGCAGATTTTCCCCCAGCCCGGATCAGTGCACATTAACCCAATGCACACACTAACCGACTTCTACCAAACCCTCGGCCTGACCCTGTCCCTGGTGGTCATCGCCACCTTCTTGCTCGCCGGTACGGTCAAAGGCGTGATCGGCCTCGGCTTGCCCACCGTCGCCATGGGCCTGCTCGGTCTGGCTATGGTGCCGGCGCAGGCAGCCGCGCTGTTGATCATTCCGGCGACCCTGACCAACCTCTGGCAACTGGCCTTCGGCGGTCATCTGCAAGGATTGATCAAACGCCTCTGGCCCATGCTGCTGATGATCTTCCTCGGCACCGGCATCGGCACCCTGTGGATCGGCATGGCCGGCGGCCATTGGGTGGTGCGCGGACTTGGCGCGGCGCTGTTGCTGTATGCATTGAGCGGACTGCTTCTGCCGACTTTGCACGTCAACCCGCGACATGAACGCTGGCTCGGCCCGCTGTGTGGCCTGATCACCGGCGTCATCACCTCCGCCACCGGCGTCTTCGTGATTCCAGCGGTGCCGTACCTGCAAGCGCTGGGGCTGAGCCGCGATGAGCTGGTGCAGGCGCTCGGCCTGTCTTTCACGGTTTCGACCCTGGCGCTGGCGCTCGGGCTGCTCTGGCACGGCGCACTCGGCGGTGGCGAATTGAGCGCCTCGCTGCTGGCGCTGATTCCGGCCATGCTCGGCATGTGGCTTGGTCAGTGGCTGCGTCAGCGCATCAGTGCGGTGCTGTTCAAGCGCGTGTTCTTTATCGGGCTGGGCGCGCTCGGCGCCCATTTGCTGATCAGCGGCTAGCCGAGGATTCGCTGAGCATGTCGATCGCGCGGATATCGAAATCACGCTCCAGATAGTCCATGCGTTTGGCGAAAAACGCTTTCATGTGCGGCAACGCCGAGTGCTCATCCAGATGCGCCTGGCTGGCCCAGATCTCGTAGAAGATAAACAGTGTCGGATCCCGCTGGTCGCGCAGCATGTGGTACTCGATGCAGCCCGGTTCGGCGCGGCTCGGCGCCACGTAAGCGCGGAACAGCGCTTCGAATTCGGCGGCTTTTTCCGGGCGGGTCTTGGCGTGCAGGATGAAACCCTGGCGTTCACTCATCACAACTTCCTCAAAAGCAGAAAGCGGCGATGCTACGGCAACAATGGGAAGGCGATTCGTGCGTTTTGATCAAATGTATTTTGCGTCGATGTGGCTGTTTCCGCGCGAGATCGATGGTTAATCTGCCGCCATTCCAATTCCTGTTTCAATCCAGCCTTGAAGGCTGCGCCGAGGTTTTCCGATGAAGAAAGTGCTGTTGCTCAATGGCGGTAAAAAATTCGCCCACTCCGATGGCCGCTACAACACCACCTTGCACGAAACCGCGCTGAGCGTGCTCGATCGCGGCGGTGTCGACGTCAAGACCACGTTTATCGACGAGGGCTATGACGTTGCCGAAGAAGTGGCGAAATTCCTCTGGGCCGACGTGATCATTTATCAGATGCCGGGCTGGTGGATGGGCGCGCCGTGGACGGTGAAAAAGTACATCGACGAAGTCTTCACCGAAGGCCACGGCAGCCTCTACGCCAGCGACGGTCGCACCCGTTCCGATGCTTCGCAGAAGTACGGCAGTGGCGGTCTGATTCAGGGCAAGCAATACATGCTGTCGCTGACCTGGAACGCGCCGCAGCAAGCCTTCGATGACCCGACGGATTTCTTCGAAGCCAAAGGCGTGGATGCGGTTTACTTCCCGTTCCACAAGGCCAACGAATTCCTCGGCATGACTGCGCTGCCGACCTTCCTCTGCGTTGACGTAATGAAGCGTCCGAACATCGACAATGATGTTGTGCGCTATGAGCAGCATCTGACTGAGGTGTTTGGCCTCAAGGCTTGATGGGTTTCGGGCTACTATCCGGGTACAGCGAAAGATCGCAGCCTTCGGCAGCTCCTGCAGGGGGCATGGCGACGGGCTGCGATCGGCGATTCCAGCGAGGACACCCGTGAAAGCCAGATCCGATGAGTTGCAGATTTTCGTCTGCGTGATCGAGTGCGGTTCGATATCCGCCGCCGCCGAGCAGGTCGGCCAGACGCCGTCGGCCGTCAGTCGCACGCTGTCGAAGCTCGAAGCCAAGCTCGACACCACGCTGATCAACCGCACCACGCGACGCATGGACCTGACCGAGGAGGGCAAGTATTTCTTCGAACAGGCCAAGCTGATTCTCGATCAGATGGATCAACTCGAAGAGCGCTTGTCTTCGCGCCAGCAGACCCCATCCGGGCGCCTGCGCATCAACGCCGCCTCGCCGTTCATGCTCCACGCCATCGTTCCCTACATCGACGAATTCCGGCAGCTGTACCCGGACATTCAGCTCGAACTCAACAGCAATGACCTGATCATTGACCTGCTGGAACAAAGCACCGACGTCGCCATCCGCATCGGCACCCTCGCCGATTCGACGCTGCATGCGCGTTCGCTCGGTTGCAGCCCATTAATGATCGTCGCCAGCCCCGCCTATTTGAAAAAGCACGGCGCGCCACGACAAGTGGCGGATTTGAGCGAACACACGTTGCTCGGCTTCACCCAAAACGAAGGCCTCAACCAATGGC
This window contains:
- a CDS encoding sulfite exporter TauE/SafE family protein, with amino-acid sequence MHTLTDFYQTLGLTLSLVVIATFLLAGTVKGVIGLGLPTVAMGLLGLAMVPAQAAALLIIPATLTNLWQLAFGGHLQGLIKRLWPMLLMIFLGTGIGTLWIGMAGGHWVVRGLGAALLLYALSGLLLPTLHVNPRHERWLGPLCGLITGVITSATGVFVIPAVPYLQALGLSRDELVQALGLSFTVSTLALALGLLWHGALGGGELSASLLALIPAMLGMWLGQWLRQRISAVLFKRVFFIGLGALGAHLLISG
- a CDS encoding putative quinol monooxygenase → MSERQGFILHAKTRPEKAAEFEALFRAYVAPSRAEPGCIEYHMLRDQRDPTLFIFYEIWASQAHLDEHSALPHMKAFFAKRMDYLERDFDIRAIDMLSESSASR
- a CDS encoding NAD(P)H-dependent oxidoreductase, translated to MKKVLLLNGGKKFAHSDGRYNTTLHETALSVLDRGGVDVKTTFIDEGYDVAEEVAKFLWADVIIYQMPGWWMGAPWTVKKYIDEVFTEGHGSLYASDGRTRSDASQKYGSGGLIQGKQYMLSLTWNAPQQAFDDPTDFFEAKGVDAVYFPFHKANEFLGMTALPTFLCVDVMKRPNIDNDVVRYEQHLTEVFGLKA
- a CDS encoding LysR family transcriptional regulator; amino-acid sequence: MKARSDELQIFVCVIECGSISAAAEQVGQTPSAVSRTLSKLEAKLDTTLINRTTRRMDLTEEGKYFFEQAKLILDQMDQLEERLSSRQQTPSGRLRINAASPFMLHAIVPYIDEFRQLYPDIQLELNSNDLIIDLLEQSTDVAIRIGTLADSTLHARSLGCSPLMIVASPAYLKKHGAPRQVADLSEHTLLGFTQNEGLNQWPLRYVHGDRWPINPAISASSGETVRHLALEGQGIACLSHFMTIDDIRAGRLKVLLGEFNSGYRQPINAVYYRNSQLALRIQCFLDFIQSKLAAYASAEFKD